GATCATCACGTTCTCGATGGACCGCGAGGCGAGCATGCGCACGTACAACAACATCGGCATCTCCGAGGCGTTCCACCCGCTCTCCCATCACGCGAACGACCCCGGCAAGCTCGAACGGCTCGCCGTGATTCAGACCTACCACACGAAGCTCTTCGCGGGTTTCATCGAGAAGCTCGCGAGCACGCAGGAAGGCGACGGCACCGTGCTGGATCATTCGATGATCCTGTTCGGCAGCAACATGAGCGACAGCAACAAGCACAACAACGATCCGCTGCCGACCGCGGTGCTCGGCCACGCGCACGGCAGCATCAAGGGCGGCCAGCACCTGAAGTACCCTCAGGACACGCGCTTCGCGGATCTGCTGTTGACGCTGCTGCACCGCACCGGGATTCCAGTGGAGTCGATCGGCGACAGCGGCGGCGAGCTGTCGGAGGTTTAGCATGCGCACCAGGCTCGTCGGCTGCGGGGCGGTGCTCGCCGTCCTGGCCGCCTTCCCGGCGATCGCCGGCGAGCTTTCGCTCGTCGAGGCCGCCGAGTCCGGCGATCGAGCGGCGGCGATCGCGCTCCTTCGGGAAGGCGCGGACCCGAACGCCCGGGGGCCGGACGGCTCCACCGCGCTGATGTGGGCGGCGCATCATGACGACGCCGAGCTCGTCCGGCTGCTGCTCGACGCCGGGGCCAACGTCGACGCGAGAAACGAATTCGGCGCGTTCGCGCTGTCCGAGGCCGCGATGATCGGCTCCGCGCCGGTGATCGAGGCGCTGCTCGAGGCCGGCGCCGATCCGAACGCGATGAATCCCGAGGGCGAGACGCCGCTGATGGCCGTCGCGCGCACGGGCAATGTCGAAGCCGCGGCGCTGCTCGTCGATGCTGGCGCCGACGTCGATGCCAAAGAGGAGTGGGGCGGGCAGTCGGCGCTGATGTGGGCGGCGGCGCAGAGCCAGCCCGAGATGGTGAAGTTTCTCGTCGCGCACGGCGCCGACGTGAACGCGCGCGGCAAGGTTCGCAACTGGCCGCGAAAAGTCATCCGCGAGCCGCGTCCGAAGGACATGAACCAGGGCGGGTTCACGCCGCTGCTCTATGCAGCGCGCGAAGGCTGCATCGAGTGCGCACGACACCTCGTCGAGGGCGGCGCGGACATCGACATGCACGACCCGCACCGGGTCACGCCGCTCGTGATGGCGCTGTTCAACCTGCACTTCGACCTCGCCGCCTATCTGATCGAGGCGGGCGCCGACGTCGACAAGTGGGATCTTTACGGCCGCACGCCGCTCTACATGGCGGCCGACACGAGCACGTTGCCGGTCATGGGCAACGGCGCGATGGTCGTGCTGCCGAGCACCGACGATCACAGCGCGCTCGACATCGCGCGGATGCTGCTCGAGCGCGGCGCCGACCCGAACATTCAGCTGAAGCGGCGGCCGCCGTACCGCAACGTGCCGCAGGACCGCGGCGGCGACGGCATCCTCTCGCAAGGCGCGACGCCGCTCCTCCGGGCTGCGCGCGCCGGCGACGCGCCGTTCGTGAAGCTTCTGCTCGAGCACGGCGCGCTGGTCGACCTGCCGAGCAATCAAGGGGTCACGCCGCTGATGGCGGCGGCCGGCGTCGAGTACGGCCTGCGCGTGACCCGCGGGAGGAACCGCACGGAGGAGGGCGTGCTCGAGACGCTCCGCTTGCTGCTCGACGCGGGCGCGGACATCAACGCGCGCATGGTCACCGAGCCGAAGGGGCAGACCGCGGCGCATCTCCTCGTCATCGAGCAGCGCTTGGGCGACTACAGCTACGACTACCGCGGCCGACAGGTGCCGAGCCCGCGCGCAGTGCCGCATCGCACGGCGCTGCACGGCGCGGCGATGAAGGGCTTCAACTCGATCGTCGAGTTCCTCGTCGCGAACGGCGCGGACCTCTACGCGAAAGACGCGAACGGCGCGCTGCCGATCGACTTGGCGAGAGGCGACTATCGAGAGCCGTTCCTGCGGCAGCCGGCCGAGCCGCACGTCGAGACGGTCGCGCTGCTCGAGCGGCTGATGGCCGAGAAGACCGCGCAGAACCGCTGACCCCGTCCGTCCCCTGCCGACGACGGTCCGATCGGGCCTCCATTCCGTCTTGCCTGCCGACGGCGGGGTGCCGAGCCGGCACGTTGTCACGGCGGCCGTCGATCGGTCACAATCGCAGAGGGGATCGAACAAGAGGGCATGAGCCCCGATGAAACCGTTGAT
This genomic window from Gammaproteobacteria bacterium contains:
- a CDS encoding ankyrin repeat domain-containing protein, which codes for MRTRLVGCGAVLAVLAAFPAIAGELSLVEAAESGDRAAAIALLREGADPNARGPDGSTALMWAAHHDDAELVRLLLDAGANVDARNEFGAFALSEAAMIGSAPVIEALLEAGADPNAMNPEGETPLMAVARTGNVEAAALLVDAGADVDAKEEWGGQSALMWAAAQSQPEMVKFLVAHGADVNARGKVRNWPRKVIREPRPKDMNQGGFTPLLYAAREGCIECARHLVEGGADIDMHDPHRVTPLVMALFNLHFDLAAYLIEAGADVDKWDLYGRTPLYMAADTSTLPVMGNGAMVVLPSTDDHSALDIARMLLERGADPNIQLKRRPPYRNVPQDRGGDGILSQGATPLLRAARAGDAPFVKLLLEHGALVDLPSNQGVTPLMAAAGVEYGLRVTRGRNRTEEGVLETLRLLLDAGADINARMVTEPKGQTAAHLLVIEQRLGDYSYDYRGRQVPSPRAVPHRTALHGAAMKGFNSIVEFLVANGADLYAKDANGALPIDLARGDYREPFLRQPAEPHVETVALLERLMAEKTAQNR